The sequence below is a genomic window from Kiloniellales bacterium.
GACCTTGCCGAGCGCCATTCAGCCGCCGGCCGTGGCGACGAGCGGCCGAACGGGCATCCGTCGACTTCGGCCGCCGCGCTGCCGGTTGCCGTGCCGAGCGTCGGGACCGCCATCCGGTTCGACCAGGACCGGCTGTCCGGAACGCGCGAAAGCGCCGGGCCGTCGCTCCGCGGCAACCTGCTCGGCCACAAGCGGTCGATCGCCGTCCTGCCCTTCGCCGACATGACCGGCGATCCGGCCCTGGCCCAGATCGGCGACGGCATGGTCGAGGACATCATCACCGAATGCGCGCGCTTCCACAGCCTGGTCGTCGCCGCCCGCAGCGCCAGCGCCGCCTATCGGGACCGGGCCGTCGACCCGGTCGAGGCGGGGCGCGACCTCGAGGTCGACTACCTTCTCCGAGGCAGCCTGCGGCGGCTTGGCCCGGGTCTGCGGATCAACGTGCAGCTGGTCGAAGTCCGGACCGGCGCCCACCTCTGGGCCGAGCGCTTCGACCGCCGCCTCGAGGAGATCTTCGAGGTCCAGGACGAGATCATCGGACGGATCGTCGCCACCCTGTCGGACCAGATTTCCTGCGCCCTTCTGCAAGAGGTCAGGCGGCGCCCTCTGCCCGACTGGCAGGCCTATGACCACTACATGATGGCCCGCCGCTATTCCCAGCTGCCGCGCACTGCCGAGCACGTGGGCCGGGTCCTTGACTTCGCGCAGCGGGCGGTCGCCGCGGACCCGCAGTTCGCGCCGGGCTACGGCATGCTGGCCAATGCCTATCGCTGGCTCGCGGTCCTGACCGACGCGGGGGATGCCGCCAAGCTGCGCTGGGCCTACCAACGCGCCCGCGACTGCGCCCTCAAGGCCTCGGAGCTCGACCCCAACGACCCGGAGACCCTGCGCTCGCTCGGTTGGAGCTACCTGGCCTGCCGGAACTACGCGGAGGCCGAACGCTTCCTCGCGCGCTCCCATGCGATGAGCCCCCATGACGGCGACGTCGCGATGAGCTGGACCACCGCCCTCTCCTATCTCGGCCGGCCGGAGGAAGCCACCGAGCTGGCGCAGCGGACGATGCAAAAGACGCCCGAGCATCCGGACTACTATCTCTTCGACCTCGGCGAAGCGCTGTTCTTCGCCGGCCTGGACGAAAAGGCGGTCGAGTTCTTCGAGCGCGTCCCGGACGACGAGCTGGACGAGAGCATCGTCGTCGTCATCGCCGCCCTGGCCCACAGCGGCCGCAGGGACGCAGCGCAAAGGCATGCCGCCCACTACCTCGAGGATCTCGGAAAGCGCTGGGCGGGCGACCCGCGGGCCGGCGCCGCCGAGCGTATCGCCTGGGAGTTCGAGTTCCGCCACGTCTACAGCCGACCCCAGGACATCGCGCGCCTGCGCGCCGGGCTTTGCCTGGCCGGCCTGCCGATCTGAGGGCCGGGCTCTCTGCACCGAGAGGCGTTGGCTCTGCCACGGACACGCCGGCTTCCTCGTCGGGAATGGGACCGGACCGCCGCCGTCTACCGGGAGGCAGCGTCGCCATCTTGGAAGCGGGAGGGCGGCCGCCTATGCTCGGCCGCGACGAAGCAGGATTCGGAGACGGCCTCATGTCCCAATACGAGATTCCCTTCACGGCGCTGGTGGAGAGCCTGCCGGCGACGGTGCCCTTCGTCGGGCCGGAGGCGATCGAGCGCCAGCGGGGCCGGAGCTTCCGGGCGCGGATCGGCGCCAACGAGAGCGCCTTCGGGGTCTCGCCCAAGGCCGCCGCGGCGATGCGCGAGGCGGTCGACCGGGTCTCCTGGTACGGCGATCCGGAGAGCTTCGACCTGCGCCGGGCCCTGGCCGCCGAGCACGGCGTGGCCAGGGAGGAGATCTGCGTCGGCGGCGGCATCGACGAGCTGCTCGGCCTGGTGGTCCGCATGACCGTGACGCCGGGCACGCCGGTGGTGACCTCGCTGGGCGCCTATCCGACCTTCAACTACCACGTCGCCGGCTTCGGCGGCCGCCTGGTGAAGGTGCCCTATGTCGAGGACCGGGAGGATCCGGAGTCCCTGCTGTCCGCCGTCAGGAAAGAGGCCGCGCCCCTGGTCTATCTGGCGAACCCGGACAACCCCATGGGGACCTGGCAGGAGACCGGTGTCGTCGCCGACTTCATCGCGGCCCTGCCGCAGGGCTGCCTGCTGGTGCTGGACGAGGCCTACATCGAGTTCGCGCCCCGAGGCCTGGCGCTGCCGATCGACACCGGCGACCCCCGGGTCATCCGCATGCGCACTTTCTCCAAGGCCCATGGCATGGCCGGCGCGCGCATCGGCTACGCCATCGCGCATCGGGAGCTGATCACCGGCCTCAACAAGATCCGCAACCACTTCGGGCTCAACCGCATCGCCCAGGCGGGCGCTTTGGCGTCGCTGGGCGACCGGGATTTCATCGCGCAGGTCGTGGGCCAGGTCGAGGAAGGCCGCCAGGACTATTACGCCCTGGCCGGACGCCTGGGCGTCTCGGCGATTCCCTCGGCGACCAATTTCGTCGCCATCGACGTCGGCTCCGGCGAGCGCGCCCGGGCGATCCTCAAGGCCCTGCAGGACGACGACGTCTTCATCCGCATGCCGGGCGTGCCGCCGCTCGATCGCTGCATTCGGGTCTCGGTCGGCCAGCCCGAGGAACGCGCCCTCTTCGCCGCCGCCTTCGAGAAGGTCCTCGGGCGACTGCCGGGCTGAGGCGGAGAGACGGCAGCACCCGCCTTGTCCTGTCCGATGCCCGGCGATGCGTCCGGCATCAAGACGGCCAGCACCTAAGGCAGCTGGGAGACGATGTCGCGGAGCTGGTCTTCCGGGAAGGCCTGCAACGTCGTCGTGCGCACGTTGCCCAGGGATCCGAGCGTCAGGGCGAACTTGGCCGCCGTCTCGGCATCCGGGAACTCGGTCATCGCGACGATGTCGTGGGCACCCATGGTCAGATAGAGATTGCCCATCGTGCCGCCCAGCTTCTCGGCGAGCACCCGGACGCCGTCGATGCGCCTCGGCGACTCCTTGATCGCCTTGATCCCTTGTTCGGTGTAGTTCACGAGCATGATGAAGGTTGCCATTTCACGTCTCCTGGCTAGGTCCTTGCCGTCCATTGATGCCCCTTGGGGCGCTCGGCCCGGGCCGGGGCCGCCATCCGAGCGGACCCGCTGCGCAAGGTGTCGCGGGCCTTCCGCGCCCACTCAGGACAACAGAAGGCCGCGCCGCGATCACTGATTCAGGTCAGGTGTCGGAGCGTCCGCCGAGGCGAAGGTCCGTGCGACGGCTGACGGACCTAATAGGCCGAGAGCACCTCGCGCAGGATGCCGCAGATCTCGTCGACGTGGGCGCGCTCGGCGACCAGGGGCGGCGAGACGATGCCGGAATCGCCGGTGAACTTGATGTGCATGCCGCGGGCGAAAAGCCGCTTGGTCGCGTCGTAGCCGCGCACGCCCGGGACGCCGTCGGGCGCCAGCTCGACCCCGGCCAGCAGGCCGTAGCCGCGGATGTCGGCGACCACCGGGATGTCCTGCAGGTCGAAGACCGCCGCCTGGAAGTAGGGCGCCAGCTCGGCGGCCCGCTCGAAGAGGCCCTCGCGCTGGTAGATGTCCTGCACCGCGATTCCGGCGGCGCAGGCGGCCGGATGGCCGGAGTAGGTGTAGCCGTGGAAGAGCTCGACCGAGCGCTCCGGCGCGGCGTTGACCACGGTGTCGTAGATCTTCTCGTCGACCGCGACCGCGCCCATGGGCTGGGCACCGTTGGTCAGGGCCTTGGCCATGGTCATCATGTCCGGCCGGACCCCGAAGCTCTGCGCCGCGAAGGCCTCGCCGGTGCGCCCGAAGCCGCAGATCACCTCGTCGAAGACCAGGAGGATGCCGTGCTGGTCGCAGATCTCGCGCAGGCGCTCCAGGTAGCCCACGGGCGGCACCAGGACACCGGTCGAGCCGGCGATGGGCTCGACGAAGCAGGCCGCGATGGTGTCGCCGCCGAAGGTCTCGACCGCGCGCTGCAGGTCCTCGGCCAGCTCCGCGCCCGTCTCGGGCTGGCCCTGGGCGAAGCGGTTCTCCTCCAGCCAGGTGTGGCGCATGTGGAAGACGCCGGGCATGACCGCCGGGAAGGCGTGGCGGTTCTTGATCATGCCGCTCAGGGACACGCCGCCGATGTTGACCCCGTGGTAGGCCCGTTCGCGGGAGACGAAGCGGCTGCGCTGGCCCTCGCCGCGGGCCAGGTGATAGGCCTGGGCGATCTTGATCGCGCTGTCGACCGCCTCGGAGCCGGAGTTGGCGAAGAAGATCCGGTTCAGGCCCTCGGGCGTGATCCGGGCGATCCGGCTGGCGAGCTCGAAGGACAGCGGGCTGGCGACCTGGAAGTGCGGGGAGTAGTCGCATTCCAGCAGCTGGGCGTGGACCGCCTCGGCGATCTCGGGCCGGCCGTGACCGGCGGCGACGCAGAACAGGCCGGAGGAGGCGTCGATCAGCTTCTCGCCCTTGTGGTTCCAGTAGTAGACGCCCTCGCCGCGGACCAGGAGTCGGGGATCCGCCTTGAAGTCCCGGTTGGCCGTGAAGGGCAGCCAGTGGTGCTCGAGGGTGTTCGTCGCCTGCTGCATCTCGGTCGCTCCCGACATACCGCCTCCGTCGCCTTTCCCGGGGAAAGGCGCTGCGGCTTGTTCTGCGCAAAACGGAAGCGTAGGCTGGGCCACTGGCCCAACCCTAGGGCCAGATCGGAGGATTGATTAGGTCCAGGAACTGCGGGGGTTCCAGGGAATGCGGGATTCGCTGTTCCATCTGGAGCGGGTCGAGAGCGTCAGCGTGCAGTCGCAGATCCGCGAGCTGCTGGTCTCGGCGATCCTGAACGGCCAGTTGCGCGGCGGCGAGCCCCTGCCCTCGAGCCGCAGGATGGCCAAGATGCTGGGCTGCTCGCGCAACACCGTGGTCCTGACCTACCAGAGCCTGGTCGACGACGGCTACCTGACCGCGCGGGAACGCAGCGGCTTCTTCGTCAGCCCGGAGATCCTGGAGGGCCGCGCCGCGACCCTGCCGCCCCCGGTCCAGGCGGCCGGCAGCCGGCCGGCCTGGCGCCGGCGCTTCCGGGTCCGGCCCAGCGGCCAGGAGAACATCGAGAAGCCCTTGGACTGGACCTCCTATCCCTTTCCCTTCATCTACGGCCAGGTCGACCAGAGCCTCTTTCCCATCGCCGCCTGGCGGGACTGCCAGCGGCGAGCTCTGGGCCGGCGCGGCATGGACGCCTGGACCAGCGACACCCGGGGCAGCGACGATCCCCTGCTGGTCGAGCAGGTCCGCAGCCGCCTGCTGCCGCGCCGCGGGATCCTGGCGAGCGACGACCAGATCCTGATCACCCTGGGCGCCCAGAACGCGCTCTACATCCTGGCCAGCCTGCTGGTCACGGAGCGCAGCACGGTGGCGATCGAGGACCCGGGCTATCCGGACCTCAGGAACATCCTGCGCCTGCGCACCGACCAGGTGATCCCGATCCGGGTCGACCGCCACGGCCTGGTGGTCGACAAGCGCCTCAACGTCTGCGACGCGGTCTACGTCACGCCAAGCCACCAGTTTCCGACCACCGTCACCATGCCGATCGAGCGGCGGACGGCCCTGCTGCGCCGCGCCGCCGATCGCGACTTCCTGATCATCGAGGACGACTACGAGCCGGAGACCAACTACGTCAGCGATCCGACTCCGGCGCTGAAGTCGCTCGACACCCAGGACCGGGTGATCTACGTCGGCAGCCTCAGCAAGACCATCTTCCCCGGCCTGCGCCTGGGCTACCTGGTGGCGGCGCCGGAGCTGGTCGCCGAGGCCCGAGCGCTGCGCCGCCTGATGCTGCGCCATGCGCCCAACAACAACCAGCGCACCACCGCCCTGTTCCTGGCCGAGGGCCACCACGACACCCTGGTGCACCGGCTGCAACGGATCTATCGGGCGCGCTGGCAGACCCTGGGCGAGGCCCTGGCCCGTCACCTGCCGGAGTCCAGCCAGATGCCGACCTTCGGCGGCAGCGCCTACTGGGTCCGCGCGCCGGAGGGGGTCGACGCGGAGGCGCTGGCCGAGGCGGCCCGCGCCGAGGGCGTGCTGATCGAGCCCGGCCGGGTCTGCTTCTTCTCCCAGGACGCGCCGCGCAACCACTTCCGCCTCGGCTTCTCCTCGATCCCGCAGGAGCGGATCGCGCCGGGCATCGAGCGCCTGGCCGGGGTGATCCGCCGGCTGCAGAGGGATGCGGCCTAGATCGGGCGCTGGGCCCAACGTCGAAGTTCGGTCAAGATCGGCTCTCAAGCTGACGGCGATCGAACTGCAACCGGAGACGAGCCGGCATGGCATCACCGAAGGTACTGCTCTTCGACCTCGGCGGCGTCCTGGTCGACTTTGCCGGCCTGCGGGAGTTTCCGGCGCTTCTCGAGGACGCGCCGCCGTCCAGTGAGATACGACGCCGTTGGGAGGGCTCGGCGGCCATGGCCGGCTTTCAGCGGGGCGAGATCTCGACCGCCGAGTTCGCCCGCATTTTCTCGGCCGAATGGGGACTCGTGCTCGACACGGAGGCCTTCATCGCGCTGTTCCGGTCCTGGAACCGGGCGGCCTTCGACGGCGCCCACGCGCTCCTGGCCCGCCTGCGCCCGCGCTTCACGCTCGCCTGCCTCAGCAACACCAACGAGGTCCATTGGGAGGACATCCTCGACGGCCACGGCCTGCGGTCCTGCTTCGACCACCACTACGCCTCCCATCTTCTCGGGATGCTCAAGCCGGACCCGGAGATCTACGGCTTCGTCGCCCAAGACCTCGGGCGGGCCGTCTCCGAGATCGTCTTCTTCGACGACGGCCCGGACAACGTCGAGGGCGCGCGCGCCGCGGGCATGGAGGCTCATCAGGTCGAAGGCATCGCCGACCTGGAAGCCACGTTGGCGGCGCGGGGCCTGCTGGACGCCGAGCCGGACCGGCTGACAAGGCCGGCCCCGCCTCGGCCGTGACAGGCCGGAAGGCTGTGCCATTCCGGTTACGGCGTAAAGAAAGCTTGCCATTGGGGGATCTCTGTCGATGTCCGCCCTAGCGAGCCGGCGATATATTGGATCGGGCGGCCCGCGCTCGGTGGAAGACGCCACCAAAGGCCTCCGCCGGTCCTCTACAAAGCTCACAATGCCGTGGGATCATCGCCTCGGCGCAGACTTGTCAGAAGAACTCCATTAGTGTTCCTGCAATCGCGGATGACAGAGAATGAGGCGGATGATCAGTAACAGGTCCCGTAGCCTTGGCTGCACGGCTTGGCTCGCCTTGGCGGCGGGCATCTTCTCGCCCCTTCCCGCCGCGGCGATCGAGGTCGAGGCGCTGGACCGCTACGTCTTCGTCGCCAACCGCGCCTCGTCCGAGATCAGCGTGATCGACGCCCGGGACGACCGGGTGGTCGAGCGGCTCGACCTGGGCCTGACGCCGGACAGCTTTCTCTTGTCCGGCAGCCTGGGCCTGCTGGTCGCCGCCCACGCCGAGGCGCGGCGTCTCAGCATCCTTGACGTGACGAGCCGGCGGGTCGTCGAAGTGATCGAGACCGGCTTCCGGCCAGAGCTGATCCAGCTCAACGGCGACGGCGACCTGCTCGCGGCCGCGGACCCTGAGACGGGTCGGCTGCTGCTGGCCGGCCTGGACGACCCCGACCTGCGGCAGGAAATCGACGGGCTGCCCGCCCCCAGCGACCTGGTCTTCGACCGGGAGGGCGGACGGCTCTTCGTCGCCAGCGGCCGCGAGAGCCGGATCGACGTGGTCTCGCTCGAGCAGGGAGGGGTGACGAAGGTGATCGACCTGGGCGCCGAGCTGCCAGGCATCGCCGACCTGGTCCGGACCCCGGGCGGCGGCATCGCCCTGGCCCTGCACGGCCAGAGCGGCGAGGTCAGCGTCATCGACCTGCCCAAGGCCGAACGGATCGCCAAGCTTCGCGTTCCCGGTCCGGCGCTGCGCGGCTTCCCCTCGGCCAACAGCCAGTTCTTCCTGATCCCCAACGGTTTGGACGGCAGCGTCTCTTCGGTCTCGACCTGGACCCACCGCGAGACCTTCCGGCTGCCGGCGGCGCCGGACGTCCAGGGCGTCAACCTGGGCATGTTCGACACCCTGGGCTTCGCGATCAGCCGCTCCCGTCGCCAGGCCGTCGCCCTGGACCTCCAGGACGGCCGGCGCGACAAGACCCTGGAGCTGCCGGGGACGCCGGAGACCGGCGTCTCCGCCGAAGGCGGCACCAAGCTCTATGTCGCGCTCAGCAGCAGCGACCAGGTCGCCGTCATCGACCTGATGGGGCGCCGGCTGCTGCGCCTGATCGACGGCGTCGGCGAACGGCCCTGGGCCGTCAACCGCGCCGGCGGCCTCAGCTACTGCCATTGAGGTCGTGGGCTCGGCACCGCTGACAGGCGGTCGGGGATGTGCAAACGGCCACCCTCGCCCTTCGACAGGGGGCGCAGCCCGGCGCTACGCGCGGGTGAGGGCGAGCAGTAGCAGAAGCTTCACCTCATGCTGAGCTTGTCGAAGCATGATCACCTGCAAGGGCTCTCTGCCTTTTCGCTGGCTTGCTGGACCCCTGCGAGACGCAGGCCTATTCCGCTGCGTCCGGGTGCTTGGCCTGCTGGTCGAAGAAGGAGGCGGTGGTGGGGAGCTGGGGCAGGGCGATGTCGTAGGCGATGCTGCGGACGCGGCCGGAGCGCGCGCCGCGGACGACCAGGCCCTCGTGGCGGTTCGGCATGGGGTTGGGGGAGAGCGGGACCGCGTCCTCGGCGCTGTAGACCGAGATGAAGAGGGTGCGCGGCCGGGCCGAGCGGTTCGGCGCCGAGCCGTGCAGCAGCCGCGTGTGCATCAGGCAGACCGCGCCGGCCGGCCCGGTGCAGAGCTCGGCCTGAGGCCGGCAGTCGGCGGCGACCGCCTCGGCGACCGCGCCGGTAAATACGCCGTCGTGCCAGAGCCCGTGCAGCGGGCCCCGGTGCGAGCCGGGCAGGACTTCCAGCGCGCCGTTCTCGGCCGTGACCTGGTCGAGCATCAGGAGCGCGGTCACCACGTCGTCGTTGCTGTGCGGGGTGAAGAGGAAGTCCTGGTGCCACTTCACCGCGGTCTGGCCGCCGGGCAGCTTGGCGTTGATCTTGCTGTGGTGGAACTTGACGTTCGGGCCGATCAGCGCGGCGACGCAGTCGGTCATGCGGCTGTCGGCCATGGCCTTGAAGTAGGCCTCGGAGACCTCGACCGGCGCGTTGACGCGGCGCAGCGCGGGAAGTTCGGCGCTGTGGCCGGGCTCCAGGTCGAAGCGCGGCCGGCCGTTGACGGTCTCGCCGTAGGGCGCGTCGTGGTCGCGGCTCTCCTCGACCCAGGCGGCGAAGGTCTCTTGGAGCTCGGACAGGAGCGCGGGCTCGACCGCGTCCTCGACAACGAGGTAGCCCCCGGTCCGGAAAAGCTCGATCTGCGCCGACGTGAGCTGTGCCATGGCCCGTCCTCCCACTGAAGCCTAGCGGAGACGGCCGCGAAAATCCCGCGCGATGCGACGCGGCCGCGCCTTCAGGCGTCGTCGGGCTTGCTGCGGCGCTGCTTCTTGAGCGCGCCGCGGCGGGCCTTGGCCTCCAGGCGGCGCCTCTTAGAGGCCCGGGTCGGGCGGGTCGCCACACGCGGCCGGGGCGGGCGCGCCGCCGCCTGCAGCAGGGCGACCAGGCGAGCGAGGGCATCCTCGCGATTGCGCTCCTGGCCGCGGAAGCGGGCCGCGGTGATCACCAGGATGCCCTCCTTGTTGAGCCGCCGGCCGGCCAGGCGCGCGGCGCGGGCGCGGACCGCCTCCGGCAGGGAGGGGGAGCCGGCGAGGTCGAAGCGCAGCTGGACCGCGGTCGAGACCTTGTTGATGTTCTGGCCGCCCGGGCCGGAAGCGCGGACGAAGCTCTCCTCGATCTCCGCCGGATCGAGTTTGATCCGCTCCGTGATCTTGATCATGCTGAAAGGCCCTTCTTGCCGGCCCGCTTCGGAACCCGATCCATG
It includes:
- a CDS encoding winged helix-turn-helix domain-containing protein, yielding MQDFTLGIWQVDPLGRRLTHTQDQTRPPVRLSNKANGVLLTLVEAGGQVVTRDSLMDSVWPDVVVGEEVLTHAVAELRRALGDKPRRPSYIETVHKAGYRLLAPVTRGRGAERHCSADLAERHSAAGRGDERPNGHPSTSAAALPVAVPSVGTAIRFDQDRLSGTRESAGPSLRGNLLGHKRSIAVLPFADMTGDPALAQIGDGMVEDIITECARFHSLVVAARSASAAYRDRAVDPVEAGRDLEVDYLLRGSLRRLGPGLRINVQLVEVRTGAHLWAERFDRRLEEIFEVQDEIIGRIVATLSDQISCALLQEVRRRPLPDWQAYDHYMMARRYSQLPRTAEHVGRVLDFAQRAVAADPQFAPGYGMLANAYRWLAVLTDAGDAAKLRWAYQRARDCALKASELDPNDPETLRSLGWSYLACRNYAEAERFLARSHAMSPHDGDVAMSWTTALSYLGRPEEATELAQRTMQKTPEHPDYYLFDLGEALFFAGLDEKAVEFFERVPDDELDESIVVVIAALAHSGRRDAAQRHAAHYLEDLGKRWAGDPRAGAAERIAWEFEFRHVYSRPQDIARLRAGLCLAGLPI
- a CDS encoding pyridoxal phosphate-dependent aminotransferase is translated as MSQYEIPFTALVESLPATVPFVGPEAIERQRGRSFRARIGANESAFGVSPKAAAAMREAVDRVSWYGDPESFDLRRALAAEHGVAREEICVGGGIDELLGLVVRMTVTPGTPVVTSLGAYPTFNYHVAGFGGRLVKVPYVEDREDPESLLSAVRKEAAPLVYLANPDNPMGTWQETGVVADFIAALPQGCLLVLDEAYIEFAPRGLALPIDTGDPRVIRMRTFSKAHGMAGARIGYAIAHRELITGLNKIRNHFGLNRIAQAGALASLGDRDFIAQVVGQVEEGRQDYYALAGRLGVSAIPSATNFVAIDVGSGERARAILKALQDDDVFIRMPGVPPLDRCIRVSVGQPEERALFAAAFEKVLGRLPG
- a CDS encoding GYD domain-containing protein, which produces MATFIMLVNYTEQGIKAIKESPRRIDGVRVLAEKLGGTMGNLYLTMGAHDIVAMTEFPDAETAAKFALTLGSLGNVRTTTLQAFPEDQLRDIVSQLP
- a CDS encoding aspartate aminotransferase family protein, which codes for MQQATNTLEHHWLPFTANRDFKADPRLLVRGEGVYYWNHKGEKLIDASSGLFCVAAGHGRPEIAEAVHAQLLECDYSPHFQVASPLSFELASRIARITPEGLNRIFFANSGSEAVDSAIKIAQAYHLARGEGQRSRFVSRERAYHGVNIGGVSLSGMIKNRHAFPAVMPGVFHMRHTWLEENRFAQGQPETGAELAEDLQRAVETFGGDTIAACFVEPIAGSTGVLVPPVGYLERLREICDQHGILLVFDEVICGFGRTGEAFAAQSFGVRPDMMTMAKALTNGAQPMGAVAVDEKIYDTVVNAAPERSVELFHGYTYSGHPAACAAGIAVQDIYQREGLFERAAELAPYFQAAVFDLQDIPVVADIRGYGLLAGVELAPDGVPGVRGYDATKRLFARGMHIKFTGDSGIVSPPLVAERAHVDEICGILREVLSAY
- a CDS encoding PLP-dependent aminotransferase family protein — protein: MRDSLFHLERVESVSVQSQIRELLVSAILNGQLRGGEPLPSSRRMAKMLGCSRNTVVLTYQSLVDDGYLTARERSGFFVSPEILEGRAATLPPPVQAAGSRPAWRRRFRVRPSGQENIEKPLDWTSYPFPFIYGQVDQSLFPIAAWRDCQRRALGRRGMDAWTSDTRGSDDPLLVEQVRSRLLPRRGILASDDQILITLGAQNALYILASLLVTERSTVAIEDPGYPDLRNILRLRTDQVIPIRVDRHGLVVDKRLNVCDAVYVTPSHQFPTTVTMPIERRTALLRRAADRDFLIIEDDYEPETNYVSDPTPALKSLDTQDRVIYVGSLSKTIFPGLRLGYLVAAPELVAEARALRRLMLRHAPNNNQRTTALFLAEGHHDTLVHRLQRIYRARWQTLGEALARHLPESSQMPTFGGSAYWVRAPEGVDAEALAEAARAEGVLIEPGRVCFFSQDAPRNHFRLGFSSIPQERIAPGIERLAGVIRRLQRDAA
- a CDS encoding HAD family phosphatase translates to MASPKVLLFDLGGVLVDFAGLREFPALLEDAPPSSEIRRRWEGSAAMAGFQRGEISTAEFARIFSAEWGLVLDTEAFIALFRSWNRAAFDGAHALLARLRPRFTLACLSNTNEVHWEDILDGHGLRSCFDHHYASHLLGMLKPDPEIYGFVAQDLGRAVSEIVFFDDGPDNVEGARAAGMEAHQVEGIADLEATLAARGLLDAEPDRLTRPAPPRP
- a CDS encoding phytanoyl-CoA dioxygenase family protein: MAQLTSAQIELFRTGGYLVVEDAVEPALLSELQETFAAWVEESRDHDAPYGETVNGRPRFDLEPGHSAELPALRRVNAPVEVSEAYFKAMADSRMTDCVAALIGPNVKFHHSKINAKLPGGQTAVKWHQDFLFTPHSNDDVVTALLMLDQVTAENGALEVLPGSHRGPLHGLWHDGVFTGAVAEAVAADCRPQAELCTGPAGAVCLMHTRLLHGSAPNRSARPRTLFISVYSAEDAVPLSPNPMPNRHEGLVVRGARSGRVRSIAYDIALPQLPTTASFFDQQAKHPDAAE
- the arfB gene encoding alternative ribosome rescue aminoacyl-tRNA hydrolase ArfB; protein product: MIKITERIKLDPAEIEESFVRASGPGGQNINKVSTAVQLRFDLAGSPSLPEAVRARAARLAGRRLNKEGILVITAARFRGQERNREDALARLVALLQAAARPPRPRVATRPTRASKRRRLEAKARRGALKKQRRSKPDDA